CTGTGATACCATCGAAGCGTTTGGATATGTGACATTTCAAACTGGGAATTAAATGTGACTCGCCATTGGTAACAACATCACCTAAAGTTTTATCATAGACAAAGTTCAGCAGCTTACTGGCACATCTCACGGTTTTCGGGAAGGTCTCTGCAGAAACCGTCGCGCTATCCGAAAATAGTTAGAGGAAGTCTACGACAGGAGGTCGCACACGGATGTGGGCATTCTTTGCATATCTCATCGCGGCAACCGCGTTCTACACGATTCTGGTCCTGATTGCCCAGCCGGAGCCGTATGACTCCGAGTCGTGGGAGATGTCGGACGACATGGAATTGCCTGTCAGCCCGGCATCCGAGGAGTGTGCACCGTACCGGAAGGCGGCTTAAACGCCGCGCTTGCGGTAGGCACGTAACGACACCGCCTGCGTGTACGCCCCCAGCAACATGAGCGACAGGCATATCAGGAAGCTGGCGTGGAAACCAACTACATGCAGCATGGGCGCGGCGACAAAGGGCGCAACAGTGCCGCGTATTCCCAGCAACATACTGTGCAGTGCCTGATATTGTGCCTCTTTACCTTCCTCGGAAAGGGTTAAAATGACATTGAGATAAGCCAGTTCGATTCCTGCTGCTGCAATGCCCTGAACGACTGCCGCAGGTATCAAATGCCACCACGCTCCTGAGAAGAAATACACAATGGGCATCAGACACTGCAAAAGGATGTTCACGAGCGCAGTCCAAAGCGCACCATGTCGATCCATGAACTGCCCCCAGTAGGCGAAGGCGATGATGGAGCATACCGAAGAGGTGTTGGTAAGCATCGCTACCTGCACGTTGGTCACGTTCAGTCGATCTACCTGATACAGTGGATAGATAGTGAAAGCAACCAGATTCCCGAAGCCGTAAGTCATCACGGACGCCGCAAACCAGCGGAAACCGTGATTATGTTTTAGAATCGCCATCGTCTGCAGCCAGAATCCGAGAGCGGACAGCCGTTCTTGCTGGGCTTCGGGCGCAGAGGACTCCGTCACCGGAACGCGACTGAAGCACCATGCCCCCACGATTCCCACAGCAGCTGCTACCGGAAAAACCCACTTGAAGGGTACACCCGAGTCTAACAGGTGGCCAACGATAAGAGACACTATCAACACTGCGCTGTAGGAACCAACCCGCACCAGCCCCATCGCCCTGCCCCGTTCCTCGTCCGGGTAGATGTCTTTCATCAAGGCTGTGTAAGCGGGACCTGAGATGGAGCCGATAATCTGCGCCAGCCCTATCAACAACACAAAGTGCCACGCCCGGGTAACCAGAAACATCCCGAAAAACAGGGCGCGCGCAAATGTCCATGAGTACACGCAGAAGGGCATCTTGGCTCTGCCTACCATCTGCCTTGCCCAGAGGGGAGCGAGTAGACTGCCGATGAAGGGAGCGGCGGTGAGCAGGCTAATCTCGAGGCGACTGGCGTGCAGGTCGGCGCGGGCAATGCGCATCACAAAGGGGAAAATCGCCCCCATGTAAATACCGCCAAGCAAACCTGCCAGTGCATCCCAGCGATAAGCGGGAATGACGTGCGGAGAGAGTACTCTCCCCACCAGTCGCTCCCCGTTCAACTTTTCAACCACCCGTGAAAACATCACAAACAGACATCCGGGAACATGCTTTTCTCCATGCGTTCATTGTCTCCATTATACCAAAAACGCTTAAGGACGCCCCTGTAAAGAAGCCAGAAACCGTTGCCGATAATGCATACCGGTATCTCACGCAGTGCTTGAGATTTCATACTGGGAAGAGGCTCTATGTTACGCGGGTTGCAAATCGCAGCATCAGGAATGCTGGCGCAACAGATACGACACCAGACCATCGCCAATAACCTGGCGAACGCCGACACCGCCGGCTACAAGGCGGATGAGACGGTGTTTCGCACCGCTCTGGACAATGCCATCTGGCGCCTTCGTGACCCGCTAAGGGGTGCACCGACACCGCAGATAGGCACGTTGTCCTTTGGCGCAGAGGTCGATGAGGTGGTTACCGACCTGCGCCCGGGAGCCATCGCACTTACCGGACGTCCGCTGGATGTCGCCATCGACGGGGATGGGTTTTTCGCGGTCAGTACCCCACAAGGTGAACGATACACCCGCGACGGCGCGTTCCGGCAAGCGGCGAATGGCACTCTGGTAACCGCCGACGGAATGCCAGTATTGGGGACACGCGGCATCATTCGCAGCGCAGGTGTTACCGTGACCATTGCTGCGAACGGCGACGTGCTGGCAAATGGGCAACTGGTCGACCGACTGCGCATCGTGCAGTTGCGCAACGCATCCAAAGAGGGCGCAAATCGCTTTACGGGAAACGCACAACCCCTGCAGGAGTTTCGCTTGCAGGTGGGCGCGCTGGAACGCGCCAACGTGTCTGTGGTGCAGGCAATGGTAGACATGATCTCGGCGATGCGTGCGTATGAGGCGTCCCACCGGGCGGTTCTGGCGCACGATGAGACCCTGCAGAGGGCGGTAAACGACGTGGGTAAAGTGTAGCTTCAGGTTTTTCGGCTGGACCGTGCGTGCGCCAGGCACGGAAGCCGATGAACGCCCCTGACTGACCGAGGGGGCATTAGAGATAGCAGAAACAGTGTGGAGGAGGTTTGATCCAAAATGATGCGGGCGCTTTTCACATCGGCGACCGGCATGGCTGCACAGCAGTTGCATCTGGACGTCATCGCCAACAATCTGGCAAATGTCAACACGGTCGGCTTCAAGCGTAGCCGGGCAGACTTTCAGGACCTTCTGTATCAAACGCTTCGCCCTGCAGGAACCACTGCCGCTCGCGGAACACAGGTACCCACCGGACTCAACGTCGGGCTGGGCGTACGTCCGGTCTCCACCGCCACCATCTTTACTACGGGCACTCTTCAGAAGACCGACAACCCTACCGACCTGGCGATAGAGGGCGACGGCTTCTTTAAGGTGCTGTTGCCAGACGGCACGGTGGCATACACCCGCGACGGCGCGCTCAAGATAGACGTGCAGGGGCGGCTGGTTACCTCCGATGGCTATCCTCTGGAGCCGGAAATCATCATCCCGCAGGATGCGCAGACCATCACCATCGGTAAAGACGGTACGGTATCGGTGTTGCGTGCCGGGCAAACAACGCCCGACGAAGTGGGTCAAATCCAGCTGGCGCGTTTTATCAATCCGAGCGGTCTGCAGCATCTGGGTCAAAACCTGTACAAACCGACAGCCGCATCGGGTGACCCCGTCGAGGGCGCGCCCGGTGAGCAAGGCTTCGGCACGGTTGCGCAGAACATGCTGGAGATGTCCAACGTGCAGATAGTGGACGAGATGGTGGCAATGATTATCGCTCAACGCGCCTATGAAATCAGCGCGAAAGCCATCCAGACCTCCGACGAGATGCTGAATATCGCCAACAATCTGCGGCGGTAGAGGTGACAGGTGATGCGGGTGTTCCTTTCCATCATCGTCGCAGTGCTGGCAGCAGATGCGTGGGGCGTCCAGCAGCCGCGCATCGAGGTGCGCGAAGTGAGCACGGTCAAAAAGGCTCAGTTTACTCTGGGTGACGTAGCCACCTTCCGCGGCGTGGATGCCCAGATGCAAGCCAGGCTGGCAGGCGTGGTGCTGGGAACCTCTCCCCTGCCCGGATTGGAGCGCGCTATCACGATGGAGCAGATTGTCACCCGCCTGCGCCAGCACGGGGTTCGCCCGGAGGCTGTTGAGATTGTCGCTCCGGCGAGGATAGTGGTGAGGCGGGAAGCGCATCTCTTTCCGGCACAACGGGCGATAGACGCGGCAATGCAGAAGCTGCGAGAAACGGCATCCTTACCAGACGATGCTCAGGCGATATGCGACGCGCCTGTTCGCGACCTTTCGCTGCCCGCGGGCGATGTGCAGGTCGCCGCGGGCGAACCCCGCTCGCTGGGTGCGGGTTTGTACCTGGTGCCGGTGCAGGTGGCATGTCCGGGAGTCCCGCCCGTCACTCTCAACGTGCGCCTGCGCGTCAACCGCTGGCGCGAGGTGCTGGTTGCCCAGAGGGCGATACGCGCTGGTGAGGCCATCGAGAGCGACATGGTAGCGATTCAACGCATTGCTGTCGCTACAGATGACCCTGACCTGCTGAGCGACGCCGCCGAGGTAGCAGGCAAAATCGCTCGCTACAGGGTGGGTGCCGGGCAACCGCTGAAGCGTTCGGCGGTGGAGGATCCCGTGGTGATACATCGGGGGCAGAACGTCAAACTGCTGGTAAGGCTGGCGGGAGCTGTGGTGGAAACCAGCGCAGTCGCACTGCAGGACGGCAAGGCAAGCGCACGCATTCGCGTGCAGGTAACCGATACACGCAAGACCCTACTGGCTACCGTGCTGGACGCGGAGACAGTGACGGTGGATATGCCATGAGATGGAGGCAAAAACGATGCGACTGATAGCTGTGACCGTAGTCATCATCTGGATTTCCGGGTACGCCCTGGCAGACTCGCTGTGGAAAGATGGCAATCGCAGCCTGTACGCCGACCGCAAGGCAGTCAAAGAGGGAGATGTGCTGACGGTGCTCATCTACGAAAGCACCACCGCATCGAGCCGCGCCGACACCAAAACCAGCAAGAGCGACTCGTCCTCCACCAAGCCAGGCGTGGGACCGTTGCTCAGTATGCTGCCCGAATGGTCGGTTAGCGGCAAGACCGGCTCGCAGGCTTCTGGCAGCACCACGCGCAGCGGCACGCTGGTAGGCAAAATCAGCGTGGTCGTGAAGGAGGTGCTTCCCAACGGTAACCTGAAGGTGGAAGGCACCCGCACGGTTGGCGTCAACGGCGAGAAAGAGAAAATCGTGTTGACCGGCATTGTACGACCGGAAGATGTGTCGGCAGAGAACACCGTAGCCTCCACCGCCATTGCGCAGGCGGAGATTCATTACGAGGGCAAGGGACCCGTCGGCAACAAACAGCGCGAAGGGCTGCTGACCAAACTGCTGAAGTGGCTCTTCTGAGATGACGCTTTCACGGGGTGGTAGAAGATGAAACAAACGGCATCCATCGTTATCGGATTATGCATCTGCGCCGTACTGGCACTGGCAACGCCGGAGGTGCGATTGAAAGACATCGCGCAAGTGTATGGCGCGCGCGGCAACCAGCTCATTGGCTACGGGCTGGTGGTCGGACTGGAGGGCACAGGAGACAGCAAAGGCACGCTGTTCACTACTCAATCGGTGGCAAACATGCTGCAGCGATTTGGCATCGGTGTACCTGCCGGGCAGATGAAGGTCAAGAACATCGCTGCAGTCGTGGTCACCGCCGACCTTCCGCCATTTGCGAAAGAAGGTAGCCGAATCGATGTGACCGTCTCCTCTATCGGCGACGCTCGCTCTTTGCAGGGGGGCACCTTGCTGCAAACTCCGCTGATGGGTGCGGATGGCAACGTGTACGCGGTGGCGCAGGGACCGATTTCAGTCGGCGGTTTTGGGGCGTCATCAGGTGGTTCTTCCCAGCAGAAGAACCACCTGACCGTCGGGCGCATACCGGCGGGAGCCATTGTGGAGCGCGAGGTGCCCGCCAGCGTGGTCAAGGACAACAGCGTGCTGATCACCCTGAATACGCCCGACTTCACCACGGCCGCTCGCGTGGCATCTGCCATTCGGCAGAAGTTTCCGCAGACCCTGCCCCGTGCGCTGGATGCCGCTACAATCCGGGTAGACATGACCGGTGAAGACCGCGAAGACGTGGTGACGCTGATTGCCGCCCTGCAGGAAATAACCGTCCAGCCGGATGTTCCTGCCCGCGTGGTGATTAACGAACGCACGGGCACGGTGGTGCTGGGAGGGAACGTCACGCTCAGCGCGGCGGCGGTGGCGCACGGCAACCTGACGGTGCGCATTGAAGCCAAGTCGCAGGTGTCTCAGCCCAATCCTCTGTCTGGAGGCACCACGGCAGTTACCACCCGCCGAGACGTGAAAGTAACGGAACAAGCCGAACGGCTGGTTGCCCTGCCCGAAGCGGTCACAGTGGAGCAGCTGGTGAAGGCGCTCAACACGCTGGGAGTGAGTCCGCGCGACCTGATGTCCATTTTGCAAGCGTTGCGAGCAGCGGGCGCGCTCCACGCCGAGGTGGAGGTGCAATGATGCGCGTGGAGCCCCGCGAAACAATAGACATTCAGCGGTGGAAACTACGTGATGCCGCGCGGCAACTCGAAGCACAGTTTCTGCACCAGCTGCTGCGCGCCATGCGCCGCACTATAGTCCGCACGCAGTCGAGCTACGCAGTCCAGATGTACACCGACATGACGGACGAAGCGCTGGCAAGGCAGCTGGCGCAGAGCGACCAGTTTGGTCTGGGCAAGCTGGTCTATGAGAAACTCAGTCCGTATGTGCAAACGCTTGAGACAGTGTTAGGAGGGAACGAGAATGAACAGACATGAAGACGTCATCTGGCGTGACCTGATTTCCAACCTGCGCGAACAGCGCAGACATATCCACGCGCTGATCGGCCTGGCGCGCGAGCAAACACATGCCCTGGCAGAGGCGAATGTGGAAAGGCTGGCGGAGATTACTCAGGAACAGGCAGCACATCTGGATGAGATAGACACACTGGAGCGCCAGCGCGAGGAGATCGCTCGTCGCATCGGTGAGGCACTGGGGCTGCACGCCCAGCCTCCTACGCTCTCGGACTGCGCGTGCCTTGCGCCGGATAACGCAGCGCGCACGTTGAAATGGCTGCAGAGAGAGCTGCTTCAGGACATCCGCCAGCTGCAAACGTTAAACGAACGCAACCGCACCCTGGTGCATCATGCAGCGGAAACGGTGAATACCTGGCTGGCGCTCGTGGTGAACGCCGCCTGTAATCAGGCGAGCTATCACCCACAGTCCAGCACAGGGGTGGCGGTCATCCTGAACACGGAGGTTTAACCCTATGCCCTGGACGTTCTTCGGGATCGAACTGGCGTCGCGCGCCCTGCAATCGATGCAGATGGCGATGAATACGACGGGCCATAACCTGGCGAACATCAACACGCCCGGCTATTCGCGTCAGAGGGTGAACCTTGCTACAACCGAACCTCTGGTTCTTGAGGGTGTCAGGACGCTGTTCATGGGCAGCGGCGTGCGTGTGGAAAGCATCCAGCGTATTCGGGATGTGTTCCTTGACGGGCGACTTGCTAATACCAGCAGTCAGTACCACCGACTCAACACGCTTTATCAGCGATTGACGCAGGTGGAGGATGTCTTCAGCGAACCCACCGACGCCGGTTTGTCCCGCCAGATTATCGGCTTCTTCAACGCCTTTCAGGAGCTGTCTGCCAACCCTGAGAACGTCGGAGTACGCGCCAGCGTGTACCAACAGGTGGAGGGTATGACACGCACCTTTCGCCAGCTGGCAGGACGACTGGATGAAATCTTTGTGGAGATGGAACAGCGGGTACAGGCGACAGCCAGTGAAATCAACTTTATCGCCCAGAGCATCGCCGACCTTAATGTGAAAATACGCTACAACAAAGCACTGGGCACAACGCCCAATGACCTGCTGGATAAACGAACCAGCCTTATAGAAAAACTTTCGGAATACGTCGAGGTTCGTACGACGGAGTTTTCAGACGGCACGGTGAGGCTATCTCTGGGAGAGTTCGTCCTGGTGGAGGCGGAGCGTGCGAATCCCCTACCCAGTGACGCGGACTATGTGAACAAAATATTCACCGATGGCGCAGATGTACGGGCATACATCGCTGGTGGAAGCGTGGGCGGGCTCATGGACGCGATGGAATACATCCGCACTTACCGGGACCGGCTGGACAGACTGGCGCGCGAAATGGTCGACGCCGTCAACATTGTCCATCAGTCAGGTTACGGGCTCGATGGCAACACCGGTTACCGTCTGCTGGAAGGTAGGGATGCACTGAGCATCCGGGTGAGTGACGACGTTCTCGATATCAACCACATTGCAGCGGGAGTGACACCTGCACCGGGTGACGGCAATAAGGCACTGGAGCTAGCGAGGTTGCGCCAGCAGCCTATTGCGAATCTGGACAATAAAACCATACCCGACTTCTATAGCGCACTGGTGGCGGAACTGGGAGAACATACCCGTGCAGCGTCTACCGGTCAGGAAAACCAGAAGATTATTCTGCAGAGCCTGCAAGCCGAGCGAGAGGCGGTTTCCGGCGTAAACATGGACGAGGAAATGTCCAACCTGCTGCGCTACCAGCGCAGCTATCAGGCGGCAGCTCAACTGATAAGCATCATGGATGCCGCCATTGCCGATATGCTGGCGGCATTTGCTGGACGCCGATAATGATAGCAGGAGATGATGGAACATGCGTATCAGCACAGCACAGATGCTTAACGCAATGCAACAGGTGATGGAGCGCAATTACGAACGGTACCACCTGGCACAGCAAACGGTGATAACGGGCAAGCGCATCCAGCGACCTTCTGATGACCCTTTCGGTGCATCGCTGGGTATTACCCTGCACCGTCTGCTGCAGGAGAGTGAGCAATACCAGCGCAACCTCAAAACCGCCAAGAATTTTCTCTCCATTACCGACGTAGCGCTGGAGAACCTGAACGACCTGGTTCGCCAGGCAAAGAGCCTCGCGATACAGGCGGCGACCGATACACAGAACCCAGAGGGGCGTGCTGCCATCGCACAACAGATAGGACAGATTCTGGCGGAGATTGTCAGTATCGGAAATAACACCACTTACGGCGACCGCTTCATCTTCGGCGGATTGCAGACGCTGAAGGCGCCGTTCAGCGTGTCGGGTGATACGCTCGTCTATCACGGCGACCACGGCAATCTGAATATCGAAGTCAGCCCCGCTGTGGTCATGAGCGTCAACGTGCAGGGTGACCCCCTGATCACCGGCATCTACAACGCGATTGCGCAAATCAAGCGCTATGTGGAGACCAGCGACATCGAGAACCTGTCCAGAGAAGGCTTGCAGGAGTTACAAAACCAGCTGGATAACCTGTTGCGTACGCGCGCTGTGGTAGGGAGTAAAGTGCAGCAGATAGAGATGATCCAGCAGCGCATAGAGAAAAGGCACGTGGACTTTACGGAACTGCTCAGCAGCATCGAGGACGCCGACATAGCGGACGCCATCACCAGGCTGAAGATGGCAGAGACCACTTACCACGTCACTTTAGCGACCATGGCGCGATTAGGCAACCTGAGTCTGCTGGACTTTCTCGCCTGAGGGGATAAAGGATGACAATGACTTGCATCGATAGCACTCGTTTCGGTAGAATTGAAGTTGACGAGGAGGCGGTAATCACCTTCCCGCAGGGTTTGTTCGGGTTCGAAGAACGCCGGCGGTTCGTCGTGCTGTGTCTCGACGAGAAAAGCCCCTTCCGCTGGTTGCAAAGTCTGGAGGACCCGAACCTGGCGTTTGTGGTGATCGAGCCACGCCATTTCATGCCTGATTACGCGCCGACCATTTCTGACGCCGACGTCGAAGCACTGGAACTGGATGCGGATACACCGTATCTGACTTTTGTGATTGTTACTATTCCGCCGGGAAAACCCGAGGAGATGACCGCCAACCTGATGGGTCCCATTATCATCAACGCGGTCACGCGCATCGCTCGTCAGGTCATTGTGGAAGATGATTGCTATACAACCAAGCATAACATCCTGCAAGAGATGATGAAAATGCAACCCGAAGCCAGGGAGGGCGCCGATGCTGGTACTCACACGCAAAGTGAATCAGAGCATCGTCATTGGTGATGACATCGAGGTAGTTGTGCTGGAAGTGCGAGGTGAACAGGTTCGCATTGGCGTGCGTGCGCCCAAAGCGATAACGATACATCGCAAGGAGGTCTACGAGCAAATCCTCCAGGAGAACCTGAAGGCAGCCTCCGCTTCGGCAGATGACCTCGTCAAGCTTCAATCACGGCTGGCTGACGAAGGCAAATTGTAGCCGCCATGCCGGGGAGGTAATGCCTCGTTGTCCCGCAAAATGCTGGCAGCTGTGATATCGGTTGTTTCTAACAGCACGCTCGTGGTGCTGAAGTTGGCGGTAGGCTTTTTGTCTGGCTCCGTAAGTATCATCGCTGAAGGCATCCACTCCGCAAATGACCTGATTGCCGCACTGATTGCGTTCATCTCGATCCGTATTTCCGAAAAGCCCCCAGACAAAGAACATCCCTACGGACATGGCAAAGCGGAAAGCATCTCTGCCGCTGCCGAGGCGATACTCATTGTTGGCGCGGCGGTGTGGATTGTGATAGAGGCTGTCCGAAGGCTCCTGAAACCAGAGCCTGTCGAATACCTCGGCGTGGGGGCGGCAGTGATGGGAATATCGGTGGTGCTGAACATCGTCGTATCCCGCTATCTGTTCCGGGTGGCGCGTGAGGAAGACTCCCCTGCTCTGGAAGCCGACGCCCACCATCTGGCGACCGATGTGTATACTTCGATGGGGGTTGTCGCTGGACTGGCTGTAACCTGGCTGACCGGCTGGCATATCGTGGACCCCCTGATGGCTATCGCCGTGGCGGTGTTAATACTGCGAATCGGCTTGGGGCTGACCATGAAGTCACTGCACCACTTAATGGACGCCCAGCTGCCGACCGCCGAGGTGTCGCGCATCGAGGACATTCTCAACGGCGAGACGCGCATCCATTCGTGGCATAACCTGCGCACGCGCAAATCCGGCAGCACACGCCATATCGACCTGCATATCGTATTCCGCAATGACGCTACACTAATGGAAGCGCATCAGGTGGCGGACGAACTCGAAAAGCGCATCGCCGCGGAGATGGCGCCGGCACATGTGGTCATCCATGTGGACCCGTATGATCCACACAAGGAGCAAACCACGTCCGAAGAGATGCCGCGACAGGGAGATAAAAAGTAAACTGTGCTGGCAAAAACCGGAACCTGCGTAGAGGAACTTCACGTATTTAAACGTGACTGCAGCGCTCGCAACCCTGTTGTGAAAGCAATTTGAGAAAAAATCCACAAACATCCGGAGAATCGCTTGACAAAAGGTGCGTGCTGTGATATATATAGATTGACTAAATAAATGCGTCGTTCTTGCAATCAAGCAGGAACGGGCAGAGATGTAGAGAAAAATATACTTGAAATTGTTGTCAACAGTGGTAAAATAGTGAATCCTTTCTGCGCGATGATGTGTCTAATTATTGGGAAGGCTACGGCAATAGCGTAGCGATGTAAATGCCCGTTCATCGGGCACGGTCACCGAGGGAGGGAGAAAAACAGAGTGAGTCGGCGAAACAACACAAAAGTGCGAAGCACCGCCCCAGTTGTGGAGGAGCCTCTGCGGGAGGAGCACCTGGAAGTGTCGGAGATAGAAAACGAGGTGCTCGACTCCTTGCTGGATGAGGATGTGCTCGTTGCCGAACCGATTGTCTCCGACCTGCACGAGGCAGACCTGCTGCCGGACGACCTGGGCGAAGAGGTCCATGAGCGCGACGAGGAAATCCAGATGTGGATGCGGCAGGCGCGTAAAGCACGCTTGCTGACCCCAGAGGAAGAGGTAGAGCTGGCTCAGCGTGTGGCACAGGGCGACGAAGAAGCGAAGACGCGCCTCATTGAAAGCAACCTGCGTCTGGTGGTATCCATTGCCAAACGTTATGCTTCGCGCGGCATCGCTCTGCCTGACCTGATTCAGGAAGGCAACCTGGGGCTCATTCGTGCGGTGGAGAAGTTCGACTGGCGTCGCGGCTATCGCTTCAGCACCTACGCCACGTGGTGGATTCGCCGCGCCATTGCCCGCGCCATCATCAATCAGGGGCGCACCATCCGCATCCCTGTGTACGTGGCGGAGATTATTCAGAAGGTGGTCAAGGTCAGCAACATGCTCCGGCAGGAGCTGCAGCGCG
This portion of the Bacillota bacterium genome encodes:
- a CDS encoding MFS transporter; amino-acid sequence: MFSRVVEKLNGERLVGRVLSPHVIPAYRWDALAGLLGGIYMGAIFPFVMRIARADLHASRLEISLLTAAPFIGSLLAPLWARQMVGRAKMPFCVYSWTFARALFFGMFLVTRAWHFVLLIGLAQIIGSISGPAYTALMKDIYPDEERGRAMGLVRVGSYSAVLIVSLIVGHLLDSGVPFKWVFPVAAAVGIVGAWCFSRVPVTESSAPEAQQERLSALGFWLQTMAILKHNHGFRWFAASVMTYGFGNLVAFTIYPLYQVDRLNVTNVQVAMLTNTSSVCSIIAFAYWGQFMDRHGALWTALVNILLQCLMPIVYFFSGAWWHLIPAAVVQGIAAAGIELAYLNVILTLSEEGKEAQYQALHSMLLGIRGTVAPFVAAPMLHVVGFHASFLICLSLMLLGAYTQAVSLRAYRKRGV
- a CDS encoding flagellar hook-basal body protein; the protein is MLRGLQIAASGMLAQQIRHQTIANNLANADTAGYKADETVFRTALDNAIWRLRDPLRGAPTPQIGTLSFGAEVDEVVTDLRPGAIALTGRPLDVAIDGDGFFAVSTPQGERYTRDGAFRQAANGTLVTADGMPVLGTRGIIRSAGVTVTIAANGDVLANGQLVDRLRIVQLRNASKEGANRFTGNAQPLQEFRLQVGALERANVSVVQAMVDMISAMRAYEASHRAVLAHDETLQRAVNDVGKV
- the flgG gene encoding flagellar basal-body rod protein FlgG gives rise to the protein MMRALFTSATGMAAQQLHLDVIANNLANVNTVGFKRSRADFQDLLYQTLRPAGTTAARGTQVPTGLNVGLGVRPVSTATIFTTGTLQKTDNPTDLAIEGDGFFKVLLPDGTVAYTRDGALKIDVQGRLVTSDGYPLEPEIIIPQDAQTITIGKDGTVSVLRAGQTTPDEVGQIQLARFINPSGLQHLGQNLYKPTAASGDPVEGAPGEQGFGTVAQNMLEMSNVQIVDEMVAMIIAQRAYEISAKAIQTSDEMLNIANNLRR
- the flgA gene encoding flagellar basal body P-ring formation chaperone FlgA; its protein translation is MMRVFLSIIVAVLAADAWGVQQPRIEVREVSTVKKAQFTLGDVATFRGVDAQMQARLAGVVLGTSPLPGLERAITMEQIVTRLRQHGVRPEAVEIVAPARIVVRREAHLFPAQRAIDAAMQKLRETASLPDDAQAICDAPVRDLSLPAGDVQVAAGEPRSLGAGLYLVPVQVACPGVPPVTLNVRLRVNRWREVLVAQRAIRAGEAIESDMVAIQRIAVATDDPDLLSDAAEVAGKIARYRVGAGQPLKRSAVEDPVVIHRGQNVKLLVRLAGAVVETSAVALQDGKASARIRVQVTDTRKTLLATVLDAETVTVDMP
- a CDS encoding flagellar basal body L-ring protein FlgH produces the protein MRLIAVTVVIIWISGYALADSLWKDGNRSLYADRKAVKEGDVLTVLIYESTTASSRADTKTSKSDSSSTKPGVGPLLSMLPEWSVSGKTGSQASGSTTRSGTLVGKISVVVKEVLPNGNLKVEGTRTVGVNGEKEKIVLTGIVRPEDVSAENTVASTAIAQAEIHYEGKGPVGNKQREGLLTKLLKWLF
- a CDS encoding flagellar basal body P-ring protein FlgI; translated protein: MKQTASIVIGLCICAVLALATPEVRLKDIAQVYGARGNQLIGYGLVVGLEGTGDSKGTLFTTQSVANMLQRFGIGVPAGQMKVKNIAAVVVTADLPPFAKEGSRIDVTVSSIGDARSLQGGTLLQTPLMGADGNVYAVAQGPISVGGFGASSGGSSQQKNHLTVGRIPAGAIVEREVPASVVKDNSVLITLNTPDFTTAARVASAIRQKFPQTLPRALDAATIRVDMTGEDREDVVTLIAALQEITVQPDVPARVVINERTGTVVLGGNVTLSAAAVAHGNLTVRIEAKSQVSQPNPLSGGTTAVTTRRDVKVTEQAERLVALPEAVTVEQLVKALNTLGVSPRDLMSILQALRAAGALHAEVEVQ
- a CDS encoding rod-binding protein, whose translation is MMRVEPRETIDIQRWKLRDAARQLEAQFLHQLLRAMRRTIVRTQSSYAVQMYTDMTDEALARQLAQSDQFGLGKLVYEKLSPYVQTLETVLGGNENEQT
- a CDS encoding flagellar protein FlgN; the protein is MNRHEDVIWRDLISNLREQRRHIHALIGLAREQTHALAEANVERLAEITQEQAAHLDEIDTLERQREEIARRIGEALGLHAQPPTLSDCACLAPDNAARTLKWLQRELLQDIRQLQTLNERNRTLVHHAAETVNTWLALVVNAACNQASYHPQSSTGVAVILNTEV
- the flgK gene encoding flagellar hook-associated protein FlgK, which produces MPWTFFGIELASRALQSMQMAMNTTGHNLANINTPGYSRQRVNLATTEPLVLEGVRTLFMGSGVRVESIQRIRDVFLDGRLANTSSQYHRLNTLYQRLTQVEDVFSEPTDAGLSRQIIGFFNAFQELSANPENVGVRASVYQQVEGMTRTFRQLAGRLDEIFVEMEQRVQATASEINFIAQSIADLNVKIRYNKALGTTPNDLLDKRTSLIEKLSEYVEVRTTEFSDGTVRLSLGEFVLVEAERANPLPSDADYVNKIFTDGADVRAYIAGGSVGGLMDAMEYIRTYRDRLDRLAREMVDAVNIVHQSGYGLDGNTGYRLLEGRDALSIRVSDDVLDINHIAAGVTPAPGDGNKALELARLRQQPIANLDNKTIPDFYSALVAELGEHTRAASTGQENQKIILQSLQAEREAVSGVNMDEEMSNLLRYQRSYQAAAQLISIMDAAIADMLAAFAGRR
- the flgL gene encoding flagellar hook-associated protein FlgL, which encodes MRISTAQMLNAMQQVMERNYERYHLAQQTVITGKRIQRPSDDPFGASLGITLHRLLQESEQYQRNLKTAKNFLSITDVALENLNDLVRQAKSLAIQAATDTQNPEGRAAIAQQIGQILAEIVSIGNNTTYGDRFIFGGLQTLKAPFSVSGDTLVYHGDHGNLNIEVSPAVVMSVNVQGDPLITGIYNAIAQIKRYVETSDIENLSREGLQELQNQLDNLLRTRAVVGSKVQQIEMIQQRIEKRHVDFTELLSSIEDADIADAITRLKMAETTYHVTLATMARLGNLSLLDFLA
- a CDS encoding flagellar assembly protein FliW; translation: MTCIDSTRFGRIEVDEEAVITFPQGLFGFEERRRFVVLCLDEKSPFRWLQSLEDPNLAFVVIEPRHFMPDYAPTISDADVEALELDADTPYLTFVIVTIPPGKPEEMTANLMGPIIINAVTRIARQVIVEDDCYTTKHNILQEMMKMQPEAREGADAGTHTQSESEHRHW
- the csrA gene encoding carbon storage regulator CsrA, with translation MLVLTRKVNQSIVIGDDIEVVVLEVRGEQVRIGVRAPKAITIHRKEVYEQILQENLKAASASADDLVKLQSRLADEGKL